From a region of the Mustelus asterias unplaced genomic scaffold, sMusAst1.hap1.1 HAP1_SCAFFOLD_751, whole genome shotgun sequence genome:
- the LOC144487350 gene encoding small ribosomal subunit protein uS17 — MADNQTERAYQKQPTIFQNKKRVLVGEGSKEKLPRYYRNVGLGFKTPREAIDGTYIDKKCPFTGNVSIRGRILTGVVTKMKMQRTIVIRRDYLHYIRKYNRFEKRHKNMSVHLSPCFRDVQNGDSVTVGECRPLSKTVRFNVLKVTKAAGAKKQFQKF, encoded by the coding sequence ATGGCGGACAACCAGACTGAGAGAGCTTACCAAAAGCAGCCCACCATCTTCCAGAACAAGAAGAGGGTACTTGTGGGCGAAGGCAGCAAGGAAAAGCTTCCCCGCTACTATCGTAACGTAGGCCTGGGTTTCAAGACTCCACGCGAGGCCATTGATGGGACCTACATTGACAAGAAGTGTCCATTCACAGGCAATGTGTCAATCCGGGGCCGGATCCTGACAGGTGTTGTGACTAAGATGAAGATGCAGCGGACCATTGTTATTCGCAGAGACTACCTGCACTACATCAGGAAGTACAACCGCTTTGAGAAACGACACAAGAACATGTCTGTTCACCTATCGCCCTGCTTCAGGGATGTAcagaatggggacagtgtgactGTGGGGGAGTGCCGGCCCCTCAGTAAGACTGTGCGTTTCAATGTCCTCAAGGTCACTAAAGCCGCAGGAGCCAAGAAACAGTTCCAGAAATTTTGA